One genomic region from Natrinema caseinilyticum encodes:
- a CDS encoding DEAD/DEAH box helicase family protein, whose product MTPALPDGSSAVELRYQDGTIRIDGLAESSVSPSAIRTAVPDLEADSRTGGWRAPAMCYADLRAALDDLDAAIDDRVLDLASVPDLQSAYELRDYQATALEAWLETDRWLDCTGPGSVRRAPAGVLELPTGSGKTVIALSAIERLAVPTLVVVPTIDLLEQWEGELEREFGRPIGRFGGGEQRLEPITVSTYDSAYLKADSVGDRFACVVFDEVHHLGAEGYRDIARLLAAPARLGVTATFERPDGEHDAVEEIVGPLVHRVDVETLAGDHLAEYDIKRLEVSLSPAEREEYERKQDVFTSYLAKSNIDMRSGSDYQALVKRSGNDPEAREALLARQRAREVMLGSEAKLEALAEILDDHRGDRVIIFTAHNDLAYDVSERFLIPTITHQTDAVVADGRTERDYVLDAFRDGEYTRLVTTNVLNEGIDVPEASVGVVLSGTGSEREFRQRLGRILRPNADGGRATLYEIVSSDTGEERIANRRRE is encoded by the coding sequence GTGACACCGGCGTTACCCGACGGCTCGAGCGCGGTCGAACTCCGGTACCAAGACGGGACGATCCGGATCGACGGCCTCGCGGAATCGTCAGTTTCCCCGTCCGCGATTCGGACCGCGGTTCCCGACCTCGAGGCCGATTCGCGAACCGGCGGCTGGCGCGCCCCCGCAATGTGTTATGCCGACCTGCGGGCCGCCCTCGACGACCTAGACGCTGCGATCGACGACCGAGTCCTCGACCTCGCGTCCGTTCCAGACCTGCAATCCGCCTACGAACTCCGCGACTATCAGGCGACGGCACTCGAGGCCTGGCTCGAAACCGATCGCTGGCTCGATTGCACCGGTCCGGGGTCGGTCCGCCGAGCGCCCGCCGGCGTCCTCGAACTCCCGACTGGCAGCGGCAAGACGGTCATCGCGCTGTCGGCGATCGAACGGCTCGCCGTGCCGACGCTCGTCGTGGTTCCAACGATCGATCTGCTCGAGCAGTGGGAAGGCGAACTCGAACGCGAATTCGGCCGGCCGATCGGCCGCTTCGGCGGGGGCGAACAGCGACTCGAGCCGATCACCGTCTCGACGTACGATTCGGCCTATCTGAAAGCGGATTCGGTCGGCGACCGGTTCGCGTGCGTGGTCTTCGACGAGGTTCACCATCTGGGTGCCGAGGGCTACCGCGACATCGCACGACTGCTCGCCGCCCCTGCGCGCCTGGGCGTGACCGCGACCTTCGAACGACCCGACGGCGAACACGACGCGGTCGAGGAGATCGTCGGTCCGCTGGTCCACCGCGTCGACGTGGAGACGTTGGCCGGCGATCACCTGGCCGAGTACGATATCAAACGACTCGAGGTCTCGCTCTCCCCCGCCGAGCGCGAGGAGTACGAGCGAAAACAGGACGTGTTCACGAGCTACCTGGCGAAGTCGAACATCGACATGCGCAGCGGGTCGGACTACCAGGCCCTCGTCAAGCGATCGGGGAACGATCCAGAGGCGCGCGAGGCGTTGCTCGCTCGCCAGCGCGCACGCGAAGTAATGCTCGGAAGCGAGGCCAAACTCGAGGCGCTCGCCGAGATCTTGGACGACCACCGCGGCGACCGAGTCATCATCTTTACGGCCCACAACGACCTTGCGTACGACGTTAGCGAGCGGTTCTTGATTCCGACGATCACCCACCAGACGGACGCCGTCGTCGCGGACGGGCGGACGGAACGCGACTACGTTCTGGACGCCTTCCGAGACGGCGAGTACACGAGGCTCGTCACGACGAACGTGCTCAACGAGGGCATCGACGTTCCGGAGGCCAGCGTCGGCGTCGTCCTTTCGGGGACGGGGAGCGAGCGCGAATTCAGGCAGCGCCTCGGTCGGATCCTTCGCCCGAACGCGGACGGCGGCCGTGCAACGCTCTACGAGATCGTCTCCTCGGATACCGGTGAAGAGCGGATCGCGAATCGACGTCGTGAGTGA
- a CDS encoding DUF790 family protein — translation MLTKDLLRISRAGGGYHPQFAGREKRPLAARVIGTYQGHVGEARANLEEALTALEREADDFKLVRGLAALLEREATFETETAIEPERARRAVFDAAEAVGVVSEDERAMAFIRASEALGVSADDLETALYADLEERQTLTAVDSRWDPSELIAQYNLSLAQTALFDATELRVRSSDPKALISAIKRLRLMYEIHRRSDQAETEGTGGSEREVVVTGPTHLFRATRRYGTRFARLLRTVAGAREWHLEATIDDRGTERTLELSHEDPVAVPDAEPVTDVTFDSGVEADFAARFSGLDLDWDLVREPEPLATGTRVMIPDFAFEYDPAGAATGGASTPSDGAAREFRVYFEIMGFWTPEYVAKKLAQLADLEDVDMLVAVDESLGVGEEIAARDHRAIPYSGTVRVKDVADVLGEYERQLVAQSAARLPEELCPREAAITVDALAARHGVSPDALTDKSFPEHERVGRTLIRSATLESLADEVESGMALSDAQAMFDEHDITDSSAILSRLGYRVEWEGLAGGTIVER, via the coding sequence ATGCTGACGAAGGACCTGCTGCGCATCTCGCGGGCCGGCGGCGGGTACCACCCCCAGTTCGCCGGCCGCGAAAAGCGACCGCTCGCGGCCCGCGTTATCGGGACGTACCAGGGTCACGTCGGTGAGGCGCGCGCGAACCTGGAGGAGGCGCTGACGGCCCTCGAACGCGAGGCCGACGATTTCAAGCTCGTCCGCGGGCTGGCGGCGCTGCTCGAGCGGGAGGCGACGTTCGAGACGGAGACGGCAATCGAGCCCGAACGGGCGCGCCGAGCCGTGTTCGACGCTGCCGAGGCGGTCGGCGTCGTCAGCGAAGACGAACGCGCGATGGCGTTCATCCGCGCGAGCGAAGCGCTCGGCGTGTCCGCCGACGACCTCGAGACCGCGCTGTACGCCGACCTGGAGGAACGCCAGACGTTGACTGCGGTCGACTCGCGGTGGGATCCGTCCGAACTGATCGCCCAGTACAACCTGTCGCTCGCCCAGACGGCGCTGTTCGACGCGACCGAACTTCGAGTGCGCTCGAGCGATCCGAAGGCGCTGATTTCGGCGATCAAGCGACTGCGGCTGATGTACGAAATTCACCGGCGTTCGGACCAGGCCGAAACCGAGGGGACGGGTGGCTCGGAGCGCGAAGTCGTCGTCACGGGACCGACCCACCTCTTCCGCGCGACGCGGCGGTACGGCACCCGTTTCGCGCGACTGCTGCGAACGGTCGCGGGCGCCCGCGAGTGGCATCTCGAGGCGACGATAGACGATCGCGGCACGGAACGGACGCTCGAGTTGTCCCACGAGGATCCCGTCGCGGTTCCCGACGCGGAGCCGGTTACTGACGTGACCTTCGACAGCGGCGTCGAAGCCGATTTCGCCGCTCGATTTTCCGGGCTGGACCTCGACTGGGACCTCGTGCGGGAGCCGGAGCCGCTCGCGACGGGCACGCGCGTGATGATACCAGATTTCGCCTTCGAGTACGATCCAGCGGGTGCGGCCACCGGCGGCGCTTCGACCCCGTCCGACGGAGCAGCGCGGGAGTTTCGCGTGTATTTCGAAATTATGGGATTCTGGACGCCCGAGTACGTCGCGAAGAAACTCGCCCAGCTCGCCGACCTCGAGGACGTCGATATGCTGGTCGCCGTCGACGAGTCCCTGGGGGTCGGCGAGGAGATCGCAGCCCGCGACCACAGGGCGATCCCCTATTCGGGGACGGTACGGGTCAAGGACGTCGCCGACGTCCTCGGGGAGTACGAGCGACAACTGGTGGCCCAGAGCGCGGCCCGACTCCCCGAGGAACTTTGCCCCCGAGAGGCCGCCATCACGGTGGACGCGCTGGCCGCTCGCCACGGCGTGAGCCCCGACGCCCTCACGGACAAATCGTTCCCCGAACACGAACGGGTCGGTCGCACGTTGATTCGATCCGCCACCCTCGAGTCGCTCGCCGACGAGGTCGAATCCGGGATGGCGCTTTCGGACGCCCAGGCGATGTTCGACGAACACGACATCACCGACTCGAGCGCGATCCTCTCCCGACTGGGCTACCGCGTCGAGTGGGAGGGACTCGCCGGCGGGACGATCGTGGAGCGGTAA